From Streptomyces durmitorensis, a single genomic window includes:
- a CDS encoding class F sortase, whose product MSTTPAEEAPVPAPAKRRHTTRIAAAATLTAALGVALIACGQGSGDPAPDVKVHNAAAAPAAEPHAPLERSRPTGLRIPAAGVDATSMLDLGVGADDALEVPPVDKAEEPGWWTGGVTPGEKGAAVLVAHYDTAKGPALMKNVAKVRMGDEIEVPRADGSTATFKVREIEQVDKKNFPTHKVYGATDRPELRLLTCGGPIKDGHRTDNIILYADLAP is encoded by the coding sequence GTGAGCACCACCCCCGCCGAAGAAGCCCCCGTCCCCGCGCCCGCCAAGCGCCGCCACACCACCCGCATCGCGGCCGCGGCCACGCTGACCGCCGCCCTCGGCGTCGCCCTGATCGCCTGCGGCCAGGGCTCCGGCGACCCGGCACCCGACGTCAAGGTCCACAACGCCGCCGCCGCACCGGCCGCCGAGCCCCACGCCCCGCTGGAGAGGTCCCGGCCCACCGGCCTGCGGATCCCGGCGGCCGGCGTCGACGCCACGTCGATGCTCGACCTCGGGGTGGGCGCGGACGACGCGCTCGAGGTGCCGCCCGTGGACAAGGCGGAGGAGCCCGGCTGGTGGACCGGAGGTGTCACCCCGGGCGAGAAGGGGGCGGCCGTTCTGGTGGCGCACTACGACACCGCGAAGGGGCCCGCGCTGATGAAGAACGTGGCGAAGGTGAGAATGGGGGACGAGATCGAGGTGCCGCGAGCGGACGGGAGTACCGCGACGTTCAAGGTGCGCGAGATCGAGCAGGTGGACAAAAAGAACTTCCCCACCCATAAGGTGTATGGGGCGACCGACCGGCCCGAGCTGCGCCTGCTGACCTGTGGCGGCCCGATCAAGGACGGCCACCGCACCGACAACATCATTCTCTACGCCGACCTCGCGCCGTAG
- a CDS encoding nuclear transport factor 2 family protein, whose translation MADETVLPATGYVPTDEDRASLAAWFAEYDAHSAKRDVERMADLAVFPLNLVSDDSAGDGRSAQWDREQFVATMTHVMGEGGEDITFESTRTPVFLSPAMAVVFTDSVMTANGETQQLRYADILLRRGGAWAFQTMIQGGWGDNL comes from the coding sequence GTGGCCGACGAGACCGTACTGCCCGCGACCGGATACGTCCCGACCGACGAGGACCGGGCGAGCCTGGCCGCCTGGTTCGCCGAGTACGACGCGCACAGCGCGAAGCGCGATGTGGAGCGCATGGCCGACCTGGCCGTGTTCCCGCTCAACCTGGTCAGCGACGACTCCGCGGGCGACGGACGCTCCGCGCAGTGGGACCGGGAGCAGTTCGTCGCGACCATGACGCACGTGATGGGGGAGGGCGGCGAGGACATCACCTTCGAGTCCACGCGCACGCCCGTCTTCCTCTCCCCCGCCATGGCCGTGGTCTTCACCGACTCGGTGATGACCGCGAACGGCGAGACGCAGCAGCTGCGGTACGCCGACATCCTGCTGAGGCGCGGCGGGGCCTGGGCGTTCCAGACCATGATCCAGGGCGGCTGGGGCGACAACCTCTGA
- a CDS encoding sensor histidine kinase, with protein sequence MSHRLPRGPRLPAWTATLTWKAAVFITVMCCALAALLGALVHVSVTNQTVGQARDHALTRLDDATEAFEAGDDLGPGAGVDPAGLPERLRKLAAGGERGTMVDTRDSRPTMWAAGPATDGRAIAVRVDYAQGARTIDGLDRAILGSSVLAIGATLLVGAFAVTRVTRRLHQTATVARRISAGDLDARVNDPRTRDPSRRQDEVAAVAGALDTMASSLQGKLQSEQRFTADVAHELRTPLTGLHAAAELLEPGRPTELVRDRVAALRTLTEDLLEISRLDAKSERVDLDDHHLAPLAERAVRGSGVGAELVVVRDVCVVTDRRRLERVLGNLIANADKHGRPPIVLTVDGPVVSVRDHGDGYPDYLVEHGPQRFRTEGTTRGHGLGLTIALGQTAVLGARLTFANAADGGAVATLTLPYEETAGNGARGSDGAA encoded by the coding sequence ATGAGCCACCGGCTGCCGCGCGGGCCGCGGCTTCCCGCCTGGACGGCGACGCTGACCTGGAAGGCAGCGGTCTTCATCACCGTCATGTGCTGCGCGCTCGCCGCGCTGCTCGGCGCGCTCGTCCATGTCTCGGTGACCAACCAGACCGTGGGCCAGGCCCGCGACCACGCCCTCACCCGGCTCGACGACGCCACCGAGGCGTTCGAGGCGGGCGACGACCTCGGCCCCGGCGCGGGCGTCGACCCGGCGGGCCTTCCCGAGCGGCTGCGGAAGCTCGCGGCGGGCGGGGAGCGCGGGACGATGGTCGACACGCGGGACTCCCGGCCGACGATGTGGGCCGCGGGTCCCGCCACGGACGGGCGCGCCATCGCCGTACGGGTCGACTACGCCCAGGGCGCCCGCACCATCGACGGACTCGACCGGGCCATCCTCGGCTCGTCCGTGCTCGCGATCGGGGCGACGCTCCTGGTCGGGGCGTTCGCCGTGACGCGCGTGACGCGGCGCCTGCACCAGACGGCGACGGTGGCGCGCCGGATCAGCGCGGGTGACCTCGACGCCCGCGTGAACGACCCGCGCACCCGCGATCCCTCGCGCCGTCAGGACGAGGTGGCGGCGGTGGCCGGCGCACTCGACACGATGGCGTCCTCGCTGCAGGGCAAGCTCCAGAGCGAGCAGCGGTTCACCGCGGACGTGGCGCACGAGCTGCGCACGCCGTTGACCGGTCTGCACGCGGCGGCCGAGCTGCTCGAACCGGGCCGCCCCACGGAGCTGGTGCGCGACCGGGTCGCCGCGCTTCGCACCCTCACCGAGGACCTCCTGGAGATCTCCCGGCTCGACGCGAAGAGCGAGCGCGTCGACCTGGACGACCACCATCTCGCCCCACTGGCCGAGCGCGCGGTGCGGGGTTCGGGAGTCGGTGCCGAGCTCGTCGTCGTACGCGACGTCTGCGTGGTGACCGACCGGCGGCGCCTGGAGCGGGTGCTCGGGAACCTCATCGCCAACGCGGACAAGCACGGGCGGCCGCCCATCGTGCTGACCGTCGACGGGCCGGTGGTCTCGGTGCGCGACCACGGCGACGGATACCCGGACTACCTGGTGGAACACGGGCCGCAGCGGTTCCGCACGGAGGGCACGACCCGGGGGCACGGGCTCGGCCTGACCATCGCGCTGGGCCAGACGGCGGTGCTCGGCGCGCGGCTCACGTTCGCGAACGCGGCGGACGGCGGGGCGGTGGCGACACTGACGCTGCCCTACGAGGAGACCGCGGGGAACGGCGCGAGAGGCTCCGACGGGGCGGCTTGA
- a CDS encoding penicillin-binding transpeptidase domain-containing protein: MTRYIRHAAAFCALLLIALLVNATRVQVVQSGHFDDNPANRRQAIARFGQPRGDIMVEGRAVTGSQDTGEQLRYERTYKNGPLYAPVTGYASQVYGTTFLENAEDDILSGTDPMLAPLPLWNDISRAQNPGGKVRTTIRAAAQQAAYAGLGGKKGAVAAIEPSTGKILALVSTPSYDPERLSGTSGSVARSWAALNASADKPMLNRAIRQTYPPGSTFKVVTAAAALDAGTVTDLDAATKSPSPYTLPGTSTQLTNEVDGCTNATLRYAFEWSCNTVFAKLGADTGLGDMLGTARNFGFNDSGLKIPSSVAASNFDTAMDDAQLALSSIGQYDTRATPLQMAMVSAAVANGGQVESPHLVDETTTDDGDVVENTGNHSLHQAMNPATAMQLRELMTGVVEEGTGSNAAIPDVTVGGKTGTAQHGIDNSGTPYAWFISWAQKSGEAQPSVAVAVVVEDAAADRGDISGGGSAAPIAKAVMEAVLDGP, from the coding sequence GTGACCAGGTACATCCGGCACGCCGCCGCGTTCTGCGCGCTGCTCCTCATCGCCCTCCTTGTGAACGCGACCCGCGTCCAGGTCGTGCAGTCCGGGCACTTCGACGACAACCCCGCCAACCGCCGCCAGGCCATCGCCCGCTTCGGCCAGCCGCGCGGCGACATCATGGTCGAAGGACGCGCGGTGACCGGCTCCCAGGACACCGGGGAGCAGCTCCGCTATGAACGGACGTACAAGAACGGCCCGTTGTACGCCCCGGTGACCGGCTACGCCTCGCAGGTCTACGGCACGACCTTCCTGGAGAACGCCGAGGACGACATCCTCTCCGGCACCGACCCGATGCTCGCCCCGCTCCCCCTGTGGAACGACATCAGCCGCGCCCAGAACCCCGGCGGCAAGGTGCGGACCACGATCAGGGCGGCGGCGCAGCAGGCCGCGTACGCCGGGCTCGGCGGCAAGAAGGGGGCGGTGGCCGCGATCGAGCCGTCGACCGGGAAGATCCTCGCCCTGGTCAGCACCCCTTCGTACGATCCCGAGCGGCTCTCGGGCACCAGTGGGTCGGTGGCGCGGTCCTGGGCGGCGCTGAACGCCAGCGCCGACAAGCCGATGCTGAACCGCGCGATCCGCCAGACGTATCCGCCCGGTTCGACCTTCAAGGTGGTGACGGCGGCGGCGGCCCTGGACGCGGGCACGGTCACGGACCTGGACGCCGCCACGAAGTCGCCGAGCCCCTACACGCTGCCCGGCACGAGCACGCAGCTGACGAACGAGGTCGACGGCTGTACGAACGCGACCCTGCGCTATGCCTTCGAGTGGTCCTGCAACACGGTCTTCGCCAAGCTGGGCGCGGACACCGGCCTGGGCGACATGCTGGGCACGGCACGGAACTTCGGCTTCAACGACAGCGGCCTGAAGATCCCGTCGTCGGTGGCGGCGAGCAACTTCGACACCGCGATGGACGACGCACAGCTGGCACTCTCCTCGATCGGCCAGTACGACACGAGGGCGACTCCGCTCCAGATGGCGATGGTCTCGGCGGCGGTGGCCAACGGCGGCCAGGTCGAGTCCCCGCACCTGGTGGACGAGACCACGACGGACGACGGCGACGTGGTGGAGAACACCGGCAACCACTCCCTCCACCAGGCGATGAACCCGGCCACGGCGATGCAGCTGCGGGAGCTGATGACCGGCGTGGTCGAGGAGGGCACCGGCTCGAACGCGGCGATCCCGGACGTGACGGTGGGCGGCAAGACGGGCACGGCCCAGCACGGCATCGACAACTCCGGTACGCCCTATGCCTGGTTCATCTCCTGGGCCCAGAAGTCCGGCGAGGCGCAGCCCTCGGTGGCGGTGGCGGTGGTGGTCGAGGACGCGGCGGCCGACCGGGGCGACATCAGCGGCGGCGGGAGCGCGGCGCCCATCGCGAAGGCGGTGATGGAGGCGGTGCTCGACGGACCGTAG
- a CDS encoding Ku protein — protein MRSIWNGAISFGLVSIPIKLMNATENHSVSFRQIHTEDGGRVRYRKVCELEEREVTSAEIGKGYEDADGSTIPITDEDLAALPIPTAKTIEIVAFVPADGIDPMQMDTAYYLSANGVPAAKPYTLLREALKRSQKVAIARFALRGRERLGMLRVVDDVIAMHGLLWPDEIRTSEGVAPDSQVKVREAELDLADALMDTLGEVDITSLHDDYRKAVEELIAAKAEGKGPAEPAAEADAGGGKVIDLMAALESSVRAAKSGRGGGKGGKVAEVTPLGRGGGRKRAAAKTASKSTPKEVGGKKSTAAAKKSSAKKSPAKKTTAKKRTSA, from the coding sequence GTGCGATCCATATGGAACGGTGCGATCTCCTTCGGCTTGGTCAGCATCCCGATCAAGCTCATGAACGCCACCGAGAACCACTCGGTCTCCTTCCGGCAGATCCATACGGAGGACGGGGGCCGGGTCCGCTATCGCAAGGTGTGTGAGCTGGAGGAGCGGGAGGTGACGTCCGCCGAGATCGGCAAGGGGTACGAGGACGCGGACGGCTCGACGATCCCGATCACGGACGAGGATCTGGCGGCCCTGCCGATTCCGACGGCCAAGACGATCGAGATCGTCGCCTTCGTGCCGGCGGACGGGATCGACCCGATGCAGATGGACACGGCGTACTACTTGTCGGCCAACGGAGTGCCCGCGGCGAAGCCGTACACGCTGCTGCGGGAGGCGCTGAAGCGGAGCCAGAAGGTGGCGATCGCCCGGTTCGCGCTGCGGGGGCGGGAGCGGCTGGGGATGCTGCGGGTGGTGGACGACGTGATCGCGATGCACGGGTTGCTCTGGCCGGACGAGATCCGCACGTCGGAGGGGGTGGCCCCGGATTCCCAGGTCAAGGTGCGGGAGGCGGAGCTCGACCTCGCGGACGCGCTGATGGACACGCTGGGGGAGGTCGACATCACCTCCCTCCACGACGACTACCGCAAGGCGGTGGAGGAACTCATCGCGGCCAAGGCCGAGGGCAAGGGGCCCGCGGAGCCGGCGGCGGAGGCGGATGCGGGTGGGGGCAAGGTGATTGACCTGATGGCGGCGTTGGAGAGCAGCGTGCGGGCGGCGAAGTCGGGGCGGGGCGGGGGGAAGGGGGGCAAGGTGGCGGAGGTGACGCCGCTGGGGAGGGGCGGTGGCCGGAAGCGGGCTGCGGCGAAGACGGCTTCGAAGTCGACGCCGAAGGAGGTGGGGGGCAAGAAGTCGACGGCGGCAGCAAAGAAGTCCTCCGCGAAGAAGTCCCCGGCAAAGAAGACGACCGCGAAGAAGCGCACTTCGGCTTAG
- a CDS encoding SH3 domain-containing protein translates to MSLRPTATRTRLGILAAGGALAALTVTGPAFAADDTSAGSHPHIYKGRVTAKTGLLLRTAPTRGSHVIRSVPYGKIVSIYCKTTGDHVQGNNRWYLLTNGTWAWGAAHYIANIGPAPRWC, encoded by the coding sequence ATGTCCCTTCGGCCCACCGCGACCAGGACCCGGCTCGGCATACTCGCCGCCGGCGGCGCGCTCGCAGCCCTCACCGTCACCGGCCCCGCCTTCGCGGCCGACGACACGAGCGCGGGCAGCCACCCGCACATCTACAAGGGCCGCGTCACGGCCAAGACGGGACTGCTGCTGCGCACCGCCCCCACCCGGGGCAGCCACGTGATCCGCAGCGTGCCGTACGGCAAGATCGTCTCGATCTACTGCAAGACGACCGGCGACCACGTGCAGGGCAACAACCGCTGGTACCTGCTCACCAACGGCACCTGGGCATGGGGTGCCGCGCACTACATCGCGAACATCGGGCCCGCACCGCGCTGGTGCTGA
- a CDS encoding FtsW/RodA/SpoVE family cell cycle protein — protein sequence MTGTAAAPPSVPAVRVPRRRGTEVALIVVAVLLSVYGYCDVGLAKNGTVPPGAAGYGAGLGVLALLAHLAVRFRAPYADPLLLPIAVLLNGLGLVLIYRLDLETPGDEAAPTQLVWSTVGVALFIGVVVLLRDHRVLQRYAYICVVTALVLMIVPIFFPAVNGARIWIRIGGFSIQPGEFAKILLAIFFASYLSANRNALAYTGRTVWKLTKLQLPTGRVLGPIVAIWLLSVGVLVLERDLGTSLLFFGLFVILLYVATGRTGWIAVGLVLAGVGAYTVGSLEPHVHSRVEDWLHPFASIDAGEGPNQLAQSLFAFAAGGMLGTGLGLGHSILIGFAAKSDFILATAGEELGLAGLTAIFLLYALLVERGYRAGLALRDAFGRLLAVGLASIVALQVFVIAGGVSGLIPLTGMAMPFLAQGGSSVVTNWIIVALLIRLSDSARGQPVGPPKEDA from the coding sequence ATGACCGGAACAGCAGCGGCGCCCCCGTCCGTCCCCGCTGTTCGCGTACCCCGGCGCCGTGGCACCGAAGTCGCCCTGATCGTCGTGGCCGTCCTTCTCTCGGTCTACGGCTACTGCGACGTCGGCCTCGCCAAGAACGGCACCGTCCCGCCCGGCGCCGCAGGTTACGGCGCCGGGCTCGGCGTGCTCGCGCTCCTGGCCCATCTCGCGGTCCGCTTCCGCGCGCCGTACGCCGATCCGCTGCTCCTGCCGATCGCCGTGCTCCTCAACGGCCTGGGACTCGTCCTGATCTACCGGCTCGACCTGGAGACCCCCGGGGACGAGGCGGCGCCCACGCAACTCGTCTGGTCCACCGTCGGCGTGGCGCTCTTCATCGGCGTCGTGGTCCTGCTGCGCGACCACCGGGTGCTCCAGCGATACGCGTACATCTGCGTCGTCACCGCGCTTGTCCTGATGATCGTGCCGATCTTCTTCCCGGCCGTGAACGGCGCCCGGATCTGGATCAGGATCGGCGGATTCTCCATCCAGCCCGGTGAGTTCGCGAAGATCCTGCTCGCGATCTTCTTCGCCAGCTATCTCTCCGCCAACCGCAACGCGCTGGCCTACACCGGCCGCACGGTCTGGAAGCTGACCAAGCTCCAGCTGCCGACCGGCCGCGTGCTCGGGCCGATCGTCGCGATCTGGCTCCTGAGCGTCGGGGTCCTGGTCCTCGAACGGGACCTCGGCACCTCGCTGCTCTTCTTCGGCCTCTTCGTGATCCTGCTGTACGTCGCCACCGGGCGCACCGGCTGGATCGCCGTCGGCCTGGTGCTCGCCGGGGTCGGGGCGTACACGGTGGGCTCGCTCGAACCCCATGTGCACAGCCGCGTCGAGGACTGGCTGCACCCCTTCGCCTCCATCGACGCGGGCGAGGGGCCCAACCAACTGGCCCAGTCCCTCTTCGCGTTCGCGGCCGGCGGGATGCTCGGCACCGGGCTCGGCCTCGGGCACTCCATCCTCATCGGCTTCGCCGCCAAGTCCGACTTCATCCTGGCGACGGCGGGCGAGGAGCTGGGCCTCGCGGGCCTGACGGCGATCTTCCTTCTCTACGCACTCCTGGTGGAGCGCGGCTACCGCGCCGGGCTCGCGCTGCGGGACGCCTTCGGGCGGCTGCTCGCGGTCGGGCTCGCCTCGATCGTCGCGCTCCAGGTGTTCGTGATCGCGGGCGGCGTGAGCGGGCTCATCCCGCTGACCGGCATGGCGATGCCGTTCCTCGCGCAGGGCGGCTCGTCGGTCGTCACCAACTGGATCATCGTGGCGCTGCTCATCCGGCTCAGCGACTCGGCGCGCGGCCAGCCGGTCGGCCCACCGAAGGAGGACGCGTGA
- a CDS encoding ATP-dependent DNA ligase has protein sequence MIGPPLRVALAESVTALPQGTGWAYEPKFDGHRLILFADGHRVRLQARSGRLVTTAFPDLAEAARQLPDGTVLDGEVVVWADGRIDFSAVQQRAAATRAHATHLARTLPASYAAFDLLADRGEDCRALPYEERRARLVRILEPLGPPLQAVPMTTDRDLALTWYETLPATGIEGLVVKRLDGAYRGGTRAWLKLRHSDTRDAVVVGFTGGRARPQALVLVLPGDGTPVVSSPLTPALRTAAGAALPEAKGEGTAVAIGIGEVTYAALPAAPPVTVEVRQNTTRHATAVVVRFR, from the coding sequence GTGATCGGCCCGCCCCTCCGGGTCGCCCTCGCCGAATCCGTCACCGCACTGCCGCAGGGCACCGGCTGGGCCTACGAGCCGAAGTTCGACGGACACCGCCTGATCCTCTTCGCCGACGGCCACCGCGTGCGGCTCCAGGCCCGCTCCGGCCGCCTCGTCACCACCGCCTTCCCCGACCTCGCCGAGGCCGCGCGGCAGCTGCCCGACGGGACCGTGCTGGACGGCGAGGTCGTCGTCTGGGCCGACGGCCGCATCGACTTCAGCGCGGTCCAGCAGCGCGCCGCCGCCACCCGCGCGCACGCCACGCACCTCGCGCGCACGCTCCCCGCTTCGTACGCCGCCTTCGATCTGCTCGCCGACCGGGGCGAGGACTGCCGCGCACTGCCCTACGAGGAACGGCGCGCACGCCTCGTACGCATCCTCGAACCGCTCGGCCCGCCGCTCCAGGCCGTACCGATGACGACCGACCGCGACCTCGCCCTGACCTGGTACGAGACCCTGCCCGCCACCGGCATCGAAGGGCTGGTGGTCAAGCGGCTCGACGGGGCTTACCGGGGTGGCACGCGCGCGTGGCTGAAGCTGCGGCACAGCGACACCCGGGACGCGGTGGTCGTCGGGTTCACCGGGGGCAGGGCGCGCCCGCAGGCGCTCGTGCTCGTCCTGCCGGGGGACGGCACGCCCGTGGTGTCGTCCCCGCTCACCCCGGCGCTGCGCACGGCGGCCGGGGCCGCGCTGCCGGAGGCCAAGGGGGAAGGGACCGCGGTCGCCATCGGGATCGGCGAGGTCACCTATGCCGCCCTGCCGGCCGCGCCGCCCGTCACGGTGGAGGTGCGGCAGAACACCACCCGGCACGCGACCGCGGTGGTCGTCCGCTTCCGCTGA
- the ligD gene encoding non-homologous end-joining DNA ligase gives MTPITEVEGRRLTLSNLDKVLYTASASAPGFTKGEMLHYYASTAEALLPHLRNRPVSFLRFPDGPDGQRFFAKNVPPGAPDWVHTTDVPHSDGSARQIVVDDLASLMWAANLVTEFHTPQWQADAPAMADQLVLDLDPGDPATIVECCRAGLWLRERLQADGLHAYAKTSGSKGLHLLCPLEPTPSEQVTAYAKELAKEAEAELPALVVHRMTRSLRPGKVFVDFSQNAAAKTTATPYTLRARREPTASTPVTWEEIEACSEPSQLVFLATDIAPRLQRYGDLLGPLTDRTRARPLLPRKNEAKGERKGRP, from the coding sequence ATGACGCCGATCACCGAGGTGGAGGGGCGGCGGCTGACCCTCAGCAACCTCGACAAGGTCCTCTACACCGCATCCGCATCCGCCCCCGGCTTCACCAAGGGCGAGATGCTGCACTACTACGCCAGTACGGCCGAGGCCCTCCTCCCCCATCTCCGCAACCGGCCCGTCTCCTTCCTCCGCTTCCCCGACGGGCCCGACGGCCAGCGCTTCTTCGCCAAGAACGTGCCCCCGGGCGCCCCCGACTGGGTGCACACCACCGACGTACCCCACTCCGACGGAAGCGCCCGGCAGATCGTCGTGGACGACCTGGCCAGCCTGATGTGGGCGGCCAATCTCGTGACCGAGTTCCACACCCCCCAGTGGCAGGCCGACGCCCCCGCCATGGCCGACCAGCTCGTGCTCGACCTGGATCCCGGCGACCCCGCCACCATCGTCGAGTGCTGCCGGGCAGGCCTCTGGCTGCGCGAGCGCCTCCAGGCGGACGGCCTGCACGCCTACGCGAAGACCTCGGGCTCCAAGGGCCTGCACCTGCTCTGCCCCCTGGAACCGACGCCCTCCGAGCAGGTCACCGCGTACGCGAAGGAACTCGCGAAGGAGGCCGAGGCCGAGCTGCCCGCCCTGGTCGTCCACCGGATGACGCGCAGCCTGCGCCCCGGCAAGGTCTTCGTCGACTTCAGCCAGAACGCGGCGGCCAAGACGACCGCCACCCCCTACACCCTCCGCGCCCGCCGGGAACCGACGGCCTCCACGCCCGTGACCTGGGAGGAGATCGAAGCGTGCAGCGAGCCGTCACAGCTCGTCTTCCTCGCCACCGACATCGCGCCCCGCCTCCAGCGGTACGGCGACCTCCTGGGCCCGCTCACCGACCGAACCCGCGCCCGCCCCCTCCTCCCCCGCAAGAACGAAGCCAAGGGCGAGCGCAAGGGCCGCCCGTGA
- a CDS encoding NERD domain-containing protein, with the protein MTGLRVIPAWRHGQERLYVCLTDGRNVAWYERESSRVNLLSEDHREAVLRALAPFLTGGFSVGPPPVPTPAELARLALHPDDDLAPNRPGEALLIALDRDPAPARRLRADPRQRALAAEQAIGAVLDGLEGAGWHTLHSVPLPGGARIHHLLIGSGGLFSVHTLAARKQRVRVADPMVTVGRADPRPLLREIRADADRASFALTAEIRPVLALCGPADLDVTAPPREVRIVRDGEVSAVAGIGGVLKPADVEALHAMARDRRTWLRV; encoded by the coding sequence ATGACCGGACTGCGCGTCATACCGGCCTGGCGGCACGGGCAGGAGCGGCTGTACGTCTGTCTCACGGACGGCAGGAACGTGGCGTGGTACGAGAGGGAGTCGTCCCGCGTGAACCTGCTCAGCGAGGATCACAGGGAAGCCGTCCTGAGGGCCCTCGCACCCTTCCTGACCGGCGGTTTCTCGGTCGGCCCACCACCCGTCCCGACCCCCGCCGAGCTGGCCCGCCTCGCCCTCCACCCGGACGACGACCTGGCGCCGAACCGCCCCGGCGAGGCCCTCCTGATCGCCCTGGACCGCGACCCGGCGCCCGCCCGCAGGCTGCGCGCCGACCCCAGGCAGCGGGCCCTCGCCGCCGAGCAGGCCATCGGCGCGGTGCTCGACGGACTCGAAGGCGCGGGCTGGCACACCCTGCACTCGGTGCCGCTGCCGGGCGGCGCCCGCATCCACCACCTCCTGATCGGCTCCGGGGGTCTCTTCAGCGTCCACACGCTCGCCGCCCGCAAGCAGCGGGTCCGCGTCGCCGACCCGATGGTCACGGTCGGCCGCGCGGACCCGCGTCCACTCCTGAGGGAGATCCGCGCCGACGCGGACCGGGCGTCCTTCGCGCTGACGGCAGAGATCCGCCCGGTGCTCGCCCTCTGCGGCCCGGCGGACCTCGACGTGACCGCCCCGCCGCGCGAGGTGCGGATCGTGCGTGACGGGGAGGTGTCGGCCGTGGCGGGCATCGGCGGCGTACTGAAACCGGCCGATGTGGAGGCGCTGCACGCGATGGCGCGCGACCGGCGCACGTGGCTGCGGGTGTAG